The genomic region acagttgttctagagatgggtctgctgctagaactctgtgtggcattcatctggtctctgatctgagctgctgttaacttgcgatttctgaggctggtgactcggatgaacttatcctcagaagcagaggtgactcttggtcttcctttcctgggtcggtcctcatgtgtgccagtttcgttgtagcgcttgatggtttttgtgactccacttggggacacatttaaagtttttgcaattttccggactgactgaccttcatttcttaaagtagtgatggccactcgtttttctttagttagctgattggttcttgccataatatgaattttaacagttgtccaatagggctgtcggctgtgtattaacctgacttctgcacaacacaactgatggtcccaaccccattgataaagcaagaaattccactaattaaccctgataaggcacacctgtgaagtggaaaccatttcaggtgactacctcttgaagctcatggagagaatgccaagagtgtgcaaagcagtaatcagagcaaaaggtggctattttgaagaaactagaatataaaacatgttttcagttatttcacctttttttgttaagtacataactccacatgtgttcattcatagttttgatgccttcagtgagaatctacaatgtaaatagtcatgaaaattaagaaaacgcattgaatgagaaggtgtgtccaaacttttggcctgtactgtatatatgttatGTATTTTTTCTATCTCACCAATCCTTTCTGACTAATGTAGGGGAGAGCAGGGTTGGTTGTCACATTCATTAGCTGTGCATTCCAATACTCacactaccatactatatagtatgccagaaatagatttagtatgtcccagtaataataaattataaaatCAAATTAGATATTAAAggagttgcagcagtgtgaagcgTAAATACAAAGAGTctcagacctgtatcaggaagtcagagctagttaaaggctgaagtgaacagatacgttcttagctttcttttaaaaatatttagcaagctagcttccctgatatctatatGTAGTGTGTTCCTTAGCTTTGGGGCCTcattgacaaaggctgcatccctgatcttcttgtggttgttgctggtaacctccaataaaccagcagcagatgatctctgtgttcttggaggcaaatagttaacaaggtAGTTAGCAATGTGGCTCTGTCCcagcccatgtagggctttgtaGACAAGGAGGAGCTTtaaatcaattctaaatgtaacaggaagtcagtgcagagcagctcggactggcctgatgtgccctctcctcttggttctggttaatagccgagctgcagagttttgaatgagctggTCGCTAAGTGGTGTTTTTGGGAAGCCAGTAAAACGTGTGTTACAGTAGTTGATTCGgcttgaaataaaggcatgaatCAATTTCTCTGCGTAAAATGTATTTGACAGTCCACATCTTCTGAACAGAGTAAGCTTAGGGAGAGTGATGTCACTCCATTCCTGCCTGGCACTTTGAGCTTCCATTACACACTGAGTGGGGTCAAATCAAACTAAAACTTGGGACGACCAACCCTGTTCTCCCCTATTATGTTTTATCATTTTGCTATTTTGCTAATCCTTATGACATATGCACCTTCTGGCATCCTGAGGACATCTGttggacaagacaaaaaaataaaaataataataatgtgcatCATATGGACACAggacaggagtgtgtgtgtgtctcacccgGTGTGGTACAGCAGGGTCCACAGCTATGGCCTGTTTACTCTGCTCCTCAATCACCAGGTACATGTAGTTGTCCTCCAGGATGGAGATGACCTTTACCTTCATGGCACCCTCTGACGCATGCGCAGCACAGTGCGCGACACTTCAGGAAGAGTTTGATTAGTCAACGTTACTTATATCATCCTGCTCTCATCTGCACCAGGTGTTAATGCATCTCTGATATGATTAAGCATTAAGTTAGCGAataaaaaagctaataaaagCATGCTACTATGACACGACTGTTCGCAGCACCAGCGTTAAAACTGCCTCTGGTTCGGCTGATGTGTCATGACACTGAGCATTCAGGCCGAATTAAACAATGTATGCAcattaataaaaatacagttaCCTGAGTTTGACTGATTCCGATGAGGCTGTTTTATGCTTGTCCGACTGTGATGCTGTGAAAATGATTATTTACATGCATTCAGACTGAGAAGTTATCGCGACATCATCGAGCCAACATGTCAAAGCGAAGACATTTTAATCGAGCCGGAAACATTCAACGATGTCTTTCAATCTCTGGTACAttattataaattatatattacaaatatattgtTGTAAAGTCGTCAGTTAATGAACTTAATTCATATattacgtgtttttttttttaattaattttgttcTAGATGAATGTGAATTATCTATCTATCCAAGTCTGGTTAAGTGGATGGATGTGTACTGTTTGCATATAATTAGACTTGGTTGAAAATAAATcttatttaaataatatttgaTTTCAAAATGATATAAATTCAGATATGCATGTCAAATACTGTCATGGAAATTAATGTTCTAATCACTTATTACCAGTAgtaatttactcaagtactacTGTTCAGTTTAATTTCCAGGTGCTTTACTTGAATATATAAGTTTTCTGCCGTAGTTCTACTTCACTACAtattagggggaaaaaaaccttttttttttctcatcttgCTTCACCATATTTTTGACACCTATAAAAGGTTACATCCTGCTGAGACCTAaatttttgtttggtatgcatttctcaatttctcctagctatttgggatcggtaggacctgataagtataaaaaacacaactaGATATAACAAggcaataataaagtcccaatgtcctaaaACGAGATGACAATGTctcaatgtcttcaaacaagacaacaataaagtcctaatgtcctcaaacgagctGGTGATAAATTCCCAGTGTCCTCAATCGAGTACTATCTAATAAACAGTGttttagcttgttactgttgctaaaatgggTAAAATGTGTTGGCCTATCAAACAATAAAcgttattaatcataaataaacatatttcaaccataaaatgtgatcagctTTTGTAcattgtccacttttgtgttgggatcagctgcagactgacttggcagagatggtggccatcttgtttttacatgggttagtgtattgtgctcttactaccactagatggcacaaaatagtgtccacaaacaaggacaacagggcTAAGTTAAGTAGCTACAATTTTTTATCTAAAGCATAAATAatcataaaatgaaatatatttatatagatTTAACTACACATCAGTACCCTTCTACACAGCCATGATGTATAGTCAGGACTACATGGTAATGCACAATTGATAATCTGATAATATAATATGATTCATCAATGGGATCATTCTGCACAAATTCTGACTGCAAGACTTTTATTTCTACGgacttaaaataaatgttttattgccTATTTCCAAAGAACATCATGCAAGTATTCTTTGTAAGATTGTACTTCACATGCAAAAGAGCATTTAGGGCATCTAACATTTAATGCTGACACACCGATGAGTAGGCAAAGCTTGGCTCACAGAATGCTTTTAAATAAAGGAAGAAATTAAAAGCGCTTGCGCCAGATTTGACGTAATTAACAATGAAACTAAAAGCCTCCGAGCAAATATGTAAAGAAATGCCATGAGGAACATTTAAGTTGATATGAATCTTTacagacaaagaaaatattttatcaATTTACAGAAATTTTACACATATTCTAACATTTGTTCCTCAGACGGCTCCTGtcatgttaatttttttaattaacacttAATGAGTAGTAGTTTGTACACTGATATATTACAACAGGACACTAAATAGACTCTAAAACTCAGATTTACAGATGAACAAACTCATTTCTCATTTAGAGCATTCAATGAATGGCCATATATTCCTTAAAACGATCACACCAGCATCATtcaaacaaacagaacacaCCTAAAACAAGTTTATAGCCATGATACGGCTGAATGTAATGATAAAAGGTGATTGTGTGAGTTATTGAAGTAGATCTATTTATAGCGGCTTGAAGATGAAATGTAGATTATGTCCCGTAATACACTATTGACAGCTTGCAGTGTTGTGAGCAGTTGTTAACAAACAGTCAGCATGAGTGCAGTGGTCATCACTCCTTAGGCACCCTGAAGGAATCCTTTTCTTTCCGGAGACTTCTCATGGTTTCAATCGGGTTTGTCTGCTTCACGTGGTCTTGCACGGACGTCTCTCTGAATTAAACATCAAAAAAATAACAGTAGAGCTATAATTAGCTGAAAACAACTTACACAGACACattgtaaataaacaaaacttAATTAACAGGATTAAACCATGCTCTACATACTTTACTCTCATGAAAGGGTTATATGTGAATTCCTCTGCCAAAGTGGACGGAACGGTGGGTTCTCCCACGCTGCATTTCTCCtacagaaatacaaacacacacaaacacaaagtggtttttattttcagtggttTCAAAGGTTATTGATCATCTGATTGAGGCAATGATTGCTTGGATGTGACGCATCAAGTCAAATACCTTTGCCCATGCTAGCTTCTCCTTAATGACTTCATTGTCTGGTTCCACATGACGCGCAAATTTCAGGTTGCTGACGGTGTACTCGTGGCCGCAGTAAACACgcttaaaacacaaacacacagtggtcagtcagtctgtcatACAGTAATTACTTTTACACTGACACAGAGTCCAATTCagtgacttttcaaggaccttCCAGGCCCAATCTGCACAAAGTCAAGGTCCCACCATGGCATAGTTTGAGACACAGATTGAGGTGAAATTTTTCGAAGTGAcattgtatggggtacttatccatagacagtatattacatacagtggtTGTCGGTCGTATTTCTcccagtttgaagaagcagtCTGACGCAAAAGCTGAGCaacgtactgctgtggaggggtcagtgACAAACCCaatttagccacctaaaagaatcattatcattttaagtgtacgctatatttacaatattttcactgctttaccttcaTGTCAGACGGTGATCTCCAACTGGAAAATGAAGATGTTCATTTGcgcacaatgacacaaacaaacaaactgatagaGGCAGCGGTAagccagcagctcccgtgtttagtgagctaaaattagtttttatcaatggagtctggtggctttcacGAGAGCATGGATGTGTAACTGAAGCCATAAACAGCTTCCCCTTCGCAACAGGCTGTCTGACGGAaagataaagtggtgaaaatattctaaatatagggtacacttaaactgacaatgattttcttttttggtgggacttttttttaggtGCCTGAAACgcattttgttgctgactcccgtccacagcagtagattgcttagcttccatgtcgcacactagcctgcttctccatactgggggcatgctgactgacatctactgtggataagtaccctttacaaccccacttcaaaaaatctgaactatccctttaattacTGTTGAAACACTGATAATTTTTTCTATAGAGACGTTGCAGCCTTTATAGAAGCTCACAGACAAAAATTTCCTGTTACAGTGACAGCAGCCTAAAGAACCTTAATTTCTATTCTtgcacaaaatatataaattcaaCCACTTCCAATGACCCATGTTTTATTTCCACAAATGTACAAACTTTAAAGGATTTAAAAGAACTATGGGAACCCTGCACATTATAGATGGTTCAGACATATTTACCGTTTCAGGAGGCAGGTGTCCCAGAGTTTCTATCAAGGCTTTGTACATCTGTTCAGCTGTACCCTCGAAAAATTTACCACAGCCAGCCACAAACAGTGTGTCCCCTGCATTGGATAAAGAAAGTTTCCTTGGGGCGTTAAAGGTCACCCACGACAAGAGTGCATCAATACTTATTGTTTAAGCTTGACATatttaatcagaatcagaatactgccaagtaggttttcacatacaaggaatttgcatTCGTGTTCggtgcacataaaaaaaattaaaaaagaaaagaaaaaagtaaagtcAAGAACCATAAATATAGAGTAGAAAAATCACAATTTAATACTATAaaaacatgtacagtatatgtgttTTACAACAAGAGAGCTGTACAGATATGTGCAGGGAGGTTTTGTCAGAGACTTCATTGTCTCCTGGTATTTATTTGTGCAGTTGatctgatgtgatgtgatgtgatgtgattacCTGTGAAGACAGCTGGCGGCTCtgtgctgttttcttttgtcaCGTAGTAGCAGATGTGCCCAGTTGTGTGACATGGCGTAAAGAGGCATTTGACATCGAGTGATCCAATCTGAGAGAGAATGACACTGGTGAGCAAACATCAGTCGTTTGATATTTGGATTGTAGAACAGACAGTTTGACAGTCTTACTTTAAAAGTGCTggaatgagaaactttctttgTAAGACCATCGACTCTGTCGTCTCCTCCATAGATTCTCAGTCCTGGAACGAGCTTCAGCATCTTCTTGTTTCCACTAGCATGATCCCTGAGGAGAAAAATAATCAGTGTAGTGTTATCTAGTTTTATGCAGGTATAATGGTCTCTCTGGTTAGCTTTAGAGTTCTCTGAATGCTCTCATGAATATAGTTAACAAATGGTAGCCAGTGTAACACTATAATGAAACATAAACGTAACATGTAGCTTACCAGTGGTGATGAGTGGTCAGAACTGTTGTGAGTTTTACGCCATGTTTTCTGACGGCTTCCGCAACCTGGTAAAAGAAGGTAGTGCGTAAGAGAGTAATCATTAAAAGACAATCACTCACcaacaattttgataattgTGTATAAATGTATTAAGCAAAAGTGCAGAATATTTGCAGGTTCCAGCTCATCATATGTGagatttgcttttttgtttcgTTCTGCAACATCAAAAATTTCATACATGTGGGTTTTggagtgaaaatgttacattgTACTGAGGAAACCTCTGATGGGAATTTTCCAATATTTTTTGACATCTTACCAACTTAAACTATTAATAGAAAAATAATAGACTGTGTAATTATTGCTTGATGCCCTTAATGGACgcacaagtaaaataaaagTGGTGGAACAAGTTAGGGTTCCTTCAGTGTTCGTTATTCATGAGGGggaccaggagccaaattatctgcagaagtcttttcttctccaaaacaaacagacttaaaccagtaaaagcaaagaataaagcagtttcggTTAcagatcagtgtttctccaacactgtttggctCTTCGCAGACGAGCCGCAAGCCCAGCACCTGTTAATGTGTGCGCACCTTTTTCACTTATcatttaagatccagacgttcattAGGCTTTAACctagagccaaattatccacagaaatCTCTTCCtatccaaaataaacagaccatGTGATTTGAatcggtaaaaacactgaataagcatCTCCACgttaaaaatctgtatttttcccCAATAGTGTTCTGCTcatggcgggggggggggggggggggggggctactAACTGCAGTGGctaataaaaaaatgtgaatggccctatctataGCCAGGGTTTGGTGTTTTGTGCTACAGTAGAAACATGCttgtgcaacatggtgatctctgtggatgaggacctgctccctatgtagatattaacGTTTCATTCTAAggcaaagaaaacacaaagattcatttttttcacgtgattatacaataaagaaaacatacctatTATATTATAGTCCATTTCTGCCTATATATCTCCCatatatcctacacactgaaccttgaAGTGTAAGTAGCAATTCAAAAAGCGTGTTATGTATAATTATGTACACTACATTCTCTAATTGTCATCGCTTGCTTGCTTGATGTGGAAGCTGGtcaaggtggagctcattttcaCTACTATATTCAATATTGGTTTGATTAATCTATAAAACATCAAAGGATGGGGCAATATGACAACATATACTATAAGACAATATTGATTTGTCAATCAAAGAACACTGACTGATCAGGCATTTAATTTGCTGTAT from Epinephelus lanceolatus isolate andai-2023 chromosome 18, ASM4190304v1, whole genome shotgun sequence harbors:
- the LOC117268111 gene encoding hydroxyacylglutathione hydrolase, mitochondrial-like isoform X2, whose translation is MLFKSLVGSACTLLGAAAAYRFVPVVEIHVQAAALLHSVERKSSLVEQANMRIELVPALSDNYMYLLIDVDSREAAIVDPVEPNKVAEAVRKHGVKLTTVLTTHHHWDHASGNKKMLKLVPGLRIYGGDDRVDGLTKKVSHSSTFKIGSLDVKCLFTPCHTTGHICYYVTKENSTEPPAVFTGDTLFVAGCGKFFEGTAEQMYKALIETLGHLPPETRVYCGHEYTVSNLKFARHVEPDNEVIKEKLAWAKEKCSVGEPTVPSTLAEEFTYNPFMRVKETSVQDHVKQTNPIETMRSLRKEKDSFRVPKE
- the LOC117268111 gene encoding hydroxyacylglutathione hydrolase, mitochondrial-like isoform X1; protein product: MAVPPFPMTTPSSTSWCRLLEYRVPVVEIHVQAAALLHSVERKSSLVEQANMRIELVPALSDNYMYLLIDVDSREAAIVDPVEPNKVAEAVRKHGVKLTTVLTTHHHWDHASGNKKMLKLVPGLRIYGGDDRVDGLTKKVSHSSTFKIGSLDVKCLFTPCHTTGHICYYVTKENSTEPPAVFTGDTLFVAGCGKFFEGTAEQMYKALIETLGHLPPETRVYCGHEYTVSNLKFARHVEPDNEVIKEKLAWAKEKCSVGEPTVPSTLAEEFTYNPFMRVKETSVQDHVKQTNPIETMRSLRKEKDSFRVPKE